From a single Microcoleus sp. FACHB-672 genomic region:
- a CDS encoding sensor histidine kinase produces the protein MFQATRRRLAIWYSAVTAVLLLLFATGVYLYVRSTLIERIDDTLNHVVEVVERSLVIEPVGPATAAAPQLRINVEASFRDNSDALEDDHIDLEWFSPTGELLWSTLPVRINIPLHPNRTGETVQLPGSHLLRQVTERVQIGRQVLGYLRVSHPWFEVTKPIRQLLVDLSLGTSFMVLGVGGIGWLLSGLAMEPVRESYQRLKQFTADASHELRNPIATIQTNVQVALSDPELNSPPHRQQLQLIERLTRRLGRLVDDLLFLARQDSGMVQRSWVEVPLDALLMEVMEEQQAIATEKGVTLSLDLLDPPAPLVGNFELSNLFTLQGDWDQLARLFTNLVSNGVQYTPAGGQVRVELRAGSLLSRSTGIHLQVSVSDTGAGIPEYALPHLFDRFYRVDPARTHGAAAGSGLGLAIAQAIVENHQGHIRVESQLQRGTTVTVTLPVSKPDELWLNVEKL, from the coding sequence ATGTTTCAAGCGACTCGCCGGCGGTTAGCAATTTGGTATAGTGCCGTAACTGCTGTGCTGCTATTGCTCTTTGCCACCGGCGTCTACCTTTATGTCCGCAGCACCTTGATTGAGCGGATTGATGACACCCTGAACCATGTGGTGGAAGTGGTGGAGCGGTCGCTTGTGATTGAACCAGTCGGGCCGGCAACCGCTGCGGCACCGCAACTGCGAATCAACGTGGAAGCCAGTTTTCGAGACAATTCAGACGCCTTAGAAGACGACCACATCGACCTAGAATGGTTCAGTCCCACCGGCGAATTGCTGTGGTCAACCCTGCCGGTACGAATCAACATTCCCCTGCATCCCAACCGCACCGGCGAAACCGTACAACTCCCCGGCAGTCATCTGTTGCGACAGGTTACGGAACGGGTGCAAATCGGGCGTCAAGTGCTGGGATACCTGCGCGTCAGTCATCCTTGGTTTGAGGTGACAAAACCGATCCGCCAGCTGCTCGTCGATCTCAGCTTAGGCACAAGTTTCATGGTGCTGGGTGTCGGCGGGATTGGCTGGTTGCTTTCCGGACTGGCAATGGAGCCGGTGCGAGAGTCTTACCAAAGGTTAAAGCAGTTCACCGCCGACGCCTCCCACGAACTGAGAAATCCCATCGCCACGATTCAAACCAATGTGCAAGTGGCGCTTTCTGACCCAGAGTTAAACTCGCCACCCCACCGGCAGCAACTCCAGCTGATCGAAAGGCTAACGCGCCGGTTAGGGCGTCTGGTGGATGATTTGCTATTTCTGGCGAGACAGGATAGCGGCATGGTGCAGCGCAGTTGGGTTGAGGTGCCTCTGGACGCGCTGCTCATGGAAGTAATGGAAGAACAGCAGGCAATTGCCACAGAAAAAGGCGTCACCCTTTCCCTAGACTTGCTCGATCCTCCCGCCCCACTTGTCGGCAACTTTGAACTGTCGAATCTCTTCACCCTCCAGGGAGACTGGGATCAGTTAGCGCGGCTATTTACCAATCTTGTCAGTAATGGGGTGCAATATACCCCCGCCGGCGGACAGGTGCGGGTGGAATTGCGTGCCGGTTCTCTCCTCTCCCGCAGCACCGGCATCCATTTGCAGGTGAGTGTCAGCGATACAGGTGCCGGTATTCCCGAATACGCCTTGCCTCACCTGTTTGATCGCTTCTATCGAGTCGATCCTGCCCGTACGCATGGGGCAGCCGCAGGATCGGGGTTAGGGTTGGCAATCGCTCAGGCAATTGTGGAGAATCATCAAGGACACATTCGCGTTGAAAGTCAGTTGCAGCGCGGCACGACTGTTACCGTTACGCTGCCGGTGTCTAAACCCGATGAATTGTGGTTGAATGTTGAAAAATTATAG
- a CDS encoding DUF86 domain-containing protein: MTDDRMYLQDICERISRIETYTQGGKAEFWQSSLIQDAVIRNFEVIGEAVKRLSPKLRQTYPEIPWRRIAGFRDVLIHDYTGIDLDEVWNVVERNLPELKPKIVQILSEIDDET; this comes from the coding sequence ATGACAGATGACAGGATGTATTTACAAGATATCTGTGAGCGCATCAGTCGCATTGAGACTTATACTCAAGGGGGAAAAGCAGAATTTTGGCAATCTTCTTTAATTCAAGATGCAGTGATTCGCAATTTTGAAGTGATAGGAGAAGCGGTGAAGCGGCTTTCTCCCAAGTTGAGGCAAACTTATCCAGAAATTCCTTGGCGAAGAATTGCTGGATTTCGAGATGTCCTGATTCACGACTACACCGGCATAGATTTAGATGAAGTTTGGAATGTGGTTGAACGGAATTTGCCAGAGTTAAAACCGAAAATTGTACAAATTTTATCGGAAATAGATGATGAGACTTGA
- a CDS encoding nucleotidyltransferase family protein, translating into MKIREILQQKREEILLLAAQHGASNVRIFGSVAKGEEREDSDVDFLVDMNSDRSLLDRIGLIQDLEDLLGRKVDVATVKGLREYFRERILSQAIPL; encoded by the coding sequence ATGAAAATTAGAGAAATCCTGCAACAAAAGCGAGAAGAGATTCTACTCCTCGCTGCTCAACATGGAGCATCCAACGTGCGAATATTTGGCTCAGTCGCCAAAGGTGAAGAACGAGAGGATAGCGATGTAGATTTTCTGGTGGACATGAATAGTGATCGCAGTTTACTTGATCGGATTGGTTTAATCCAAGATTTAGAAGACTTGTTAGGACGGAAAGTTGATGTGGCAACGGTTAAGGGATTGCGAGAATATTTTCGAGAACGAATTTTGAGCCAAGCTATCCCCCTATGA
- a CDS encoding CHAT domain-containing protein, whose protein sequence is MASLWSVEDTSTKDLMVKFYNNLKQGMSKGEALRQAKISQINKHPFFWSPFILIGDAQ, encoded by the coding sequence ATGGCAAGTTTGTGGAGTGTAGAAGATACTTCAACGAAAGATTTAATGGTTAAATTTTATAACAACTTAAAGCAAGGAATGAGCAAAGGGGAAGCCCTGCGGCAAGCAAAAATTAGTCAAATTAACAAGCATCCTTTTTTCTGGTCTCCATTTATTTTAATTGGAGATGCCCAGTAA
- a CDS encoding eCIS core domain-containing protein, producing MKLTEKIGIGGALLSLAIFVLGIYYPLANNSIDIEYSSETLAVKLGKGKVPKKYSEAAWGKVGAGGYQAAAQWMTSHNGKGQGLDEIQKEYLRPHFGDLVDRVDVVYNATLLDEWAAASLRLNFGKSNAQVYGDKIYVKSAYKRGSVKQLILLAHELVHVEQYEKLGSLNEFGYEYFKEYERAGQSYRHNIMEREAFEFEAEFAKWLSLELRKPYEKPKVLDLKKDLFESRQLD from the coding sequence ATGAAACTAACTGAAAAAATTGGCATTGGCGGAGCGTTGCTCAGCTTAGCGATTTTTGTTTTAGGAATTTATTATCCTTTAGCTAATAATTCGATTGATATTGAATATTCTTCTGAAACTCTTGCGGTAAAATTGGGGAAAGGAAAAGTCCCGAAAAAGTATTCCGAGGCAGCGTGGGGAAAGGTGGGTGCTGGCGGATATCAGGCAGCAGCTCAATGGATGACATCACATAATGGAAAAGGCCAAGGCTTAGATGAAATTCAGAAGGAATACTTGCGGCCCCATTTTGGGGATTTAGTTGATCGGGTAGATGTTGTTTATAATGCCACATTACTAGATGAATGGGCGGCTGCGAGTTTAAGATTAAATTTTGGCAAGTCTAATGCTCAGGTTTATGGGGATAAAATTTATGTAAAATCGGCTTATAAAAGAGGGAGTGTTAAGCAATTAATTTTACTCGCCCATGAGCTAGTTCACGTTGAGCAGTATGAAAAATTGGGCAGTTTAAATGAATTTGGTTATGAATATTTTAAGGAATACGAGCGGGCGGGACAAAGCTATCGGCACAATATCATGGAACGGGAGGCTTTTGAGTTTGAAGCAGAGTTCGCCAAGTGGCTATCTCTGGAACTGAGAAAGCCTTATGAGAAGCCCAAAGTTTTAGATTTAAAAAAAGACTTGTTTGAAAGCCGACAACTTGACTGA
- a CDS encoding sigma-70 family RNA polymerase sigma factor, with translation MQPPNFSESNHPLVKSLFHHSDGELLTLFQRHPEQGKYFTAIFCRYSPIVYSLISHACKSPVQADYLFALTWRHIYYELRGLDLRENQENGANEPALTLQNWLINMTALCVNSVELPPVESIHYSLQAASPPLWCYIQQALEVLPALARVVVLMAETFQWSESRIAGYLQAEGDEITPAEIKRVLKEGHHLLEKELPVDIREIYLDTLPTEFGQTSAVKA, from the coding sequence GTGCAACCGCCTAATTTTTCTGAAAGCAATCATCCTCTTGTCAAGTCCCTGTTTCATCACTCGGATGGGGAGTTGCTGACGCTGTTTCAGCGCCATCCTGAGCAGGGCAAGTATTTTACAGCAATTTTCTGCCGCTACAGTCCAATTGTCTATAGCCTGATTTCCCACGCTTGCAAGTCGCCTGTGCAGGCTGATTATCTGTTTGCTTTGACCTGGCGGCATATTTATTATGAATTGCGGGGTCTGGATTTGCGGGAAAATCAAGAAAATGGCGCAAATGAGCCGGCTTTGACGCTACAAAATTGGTTGATCAATATGACGGCTTTGTGCGTTAACTCCGTGGAGTTGCCGCCGGTTGAGTCGATCCACTATTCACTACAGGCGGCATCGCCACCGTTATGGTGTTATATCCAACAAGCGCTGGAAGTGCTGCCGGCTTTGGCGCGGGTGGTGGTTTTAATGGCTGAGACTTTCCAGTGGAGTGAATCCCGGATTGCCGGCTATTTGCAAGCTGAGGGCGATGAAATTACACCTGCTGAGATTAAACGGGTACTGAAAGAAGGCCACCACCTGCTAGAAAAAGAGTTGCCGGTGGATATTCGAGAGATCTATCTCGATACCCTTCCCACTGAATTTGGGCAAACCTCTGCGGTTAAGGCTTGA
- a CDS encoding glyoxalase-like domain protein: MILTFSITPTLSAFLPSLPLDSLLSTQGIMVMLLAAYAGAMWMFLTSAPKVHTIMVSDLEVARQFYEGLLDLPVADVPLHYYYNYEQTLGATGIDPLYMSTTMGATPTRNLDTPDGLWYQMQKNTQLHIISGASLGQKNRQRHVCFDSECLELVLMRVQTRGIKYKIRREKPLNFLVKDLESRVLEISEVSN, encoded by the coding sequence ATGATTCTAACCTTTAGTATTACTCCTACCTTGAGTGCCTTTTTGCCATCCCTGCCCCTGGATAGCCTGTTATCCACCCAGGGGATCATGGTGATGCTGCTGGCTGCCTATGCCGGGGCGATGTGGATGTTTCTCACCAGCGCCCCCAAAGTTCACACCATCATGGTGTCCGATCTGGAAGTCGCGCGACAGTTTTATGAAGGTTTGCTGGATCTGCCGGTGGCAGATGTGCCCCTGCACTACTACTACAACTACGAGCAAACCCTCGGTGCCACCGGCATCGATCCCCTGTATATGTCCACCACTATGGGAGCAACCCCCACAAGAAATCTTGATACCCCAGACGGATTGTGGTATCAAATGCAAAAAAATACCCAATTGCACATTATTTCAGGAGCGAGTCTCGGTCAAAAAAATCGGCAGCGTCATGTCTGTTTTGACAGCGAGTGTTTGGAACTGGTGCTGATGCGTGTCCAGACACGAGGCATTAAATACAAAATTCGTCGGGAAAAGCCGCTGAATTTTTTGGTCAAGGATCTTGAAAGTCGCGTGCTTGAGATATCTGAAGTCTCCAATTAA
- a CDS encoding PAS domain S-box protein translates to MNPHTGSLDPNPSEDSDTSLRQQLAQWQARCQQMETALAQTEAELKQYRQQVEHLAQNSAGETATLIASLQSALNPIVTAAGTWRDDNPIFEEAQMADSVCIPVACLNTTSVRQDILDCQSTEAALRESQQRLYTIIGNLPGVVYRWVFDAAGKISIPYVSTGLLELLGISAEERMAHPESLFDAVHPEDLAPLQKALATSRKTLAPLNHQYRLRTPSGQWKWLRAIARVHATDTGEIVFDGLNLDITAHKFAEEALRESEAMNRALISALPDLLFRIARDGTFLDCIPAADIAMDVPLYEFLDKKVTDLLPAAVAVEFINAIELALQTGNTQLLEFQMPVQGNSFDYEARIAASGKARNEVLAIVRDITDRKQAERLLQVQIQRTDVILQTALDGFCILNLSRHFLEVNPAFCVLVGYSRQELLGIHVSVLEAVESPLACPKYIKTLIQTGSARFELVLRHKNGKTVSAEVSITFAEINQERFFFAFVRDISERKQAEEELQRQAQIISQIHDSVISTDLEGYITSWNSGAERLFEYSKAEAIGQNISCLYPLEHREAVRERVFYPALEKGSHEIELLKLNKSGETLWVHLSLSLQKNLAGENIGMIGYSINISERKRAEEALRESQERFRQLAENLSDVFWMMNADKTQFLYVSPAYEQIWGRTCESLYEQPSSFVDAIHPDDRQSIITLCKNQNQDNFDQEYRVIQPDGSVRWIRTRAFPVCNEQGEVYRIVGISQDITLAKQATEERDRFFSLSLDILGVAGFDGYFKRVNPAISTILGYTPEEFLAIRFLEIIHPDEYDVTVAELKKLRNGNPTFYFENRYRCKDGAYKWISWTAFPVLEEQLIYIVARDMTEQKLTEAALTENHEKYKLLFESFPIGISITDEVGNIIDTNAASEKMLGMPRKEQIERNCESPEWYRIHADGTPMPLHEFPCVKALRENKVFENVEFGLVKDNQKITWLSVTTAPIPLEGYGVAIAYTDITERKLATEALRRSEQKFRTLAEHIPDIIARFDRQLRHLYANPAAERASGLSPQGLIGKTNRELGFPETIVSAWEKAMKQVFETGSEAVIEFEFATAHTIKYYEARIVPEFSIDGERHPDGEVQSTLCITRDMTERKQMENSLKIAQARLEHLLTASPAVIYSCTLSEDYGATFISKNIKTQLGYEARDFIENSSFWIERIHPEDATRVLAQMQRVSERGQGTFEYRFQHQDGTYRWMYEQTQVVRDESGNPLEVVGFWIDITERKQAEAQLIRISQAVESASDAVNIVDITTQHIYQNPAFQELFGYTIKELVAFGGASILFCDKAVAKQVFETISQGGFWSGEVKMQSRQGKILDILLRAYAIKDNSGQMIGLVGIHTDISERKRTLEALQEREMRFRTLTETVTAAIFISQGTQLRYVNSAAEELTGYTREELLAGGTELIHPKFREFFINRIGEGFSLPYLRQQGQQLASRYELQLLTKTGQERWVNLSVALMEFDGQIAALSAAFDITERKQAEQSLKYRLVLEQLISDISTHFLNLPPAEIDKGINEALYALGEFINVERTYVFLFNESGTEMSNTHEWCAPGIEPYIHKLQNVPVSTFPWLVEILRRGEVIQISDLAELPPEARAEKAECELAGIQSMVNVSLVAGGEVVGFIGGDSVPAGKAWTEDHITLLRIVGEIIVTAMERRRAQEEKTQLIASLEERAADLARSNAELEQFAYVASHDLQEPLRAVTGYTQLLARRYSGQLDTKADEYIAFAVDGATRMQKLIQDLLLFSRVGRRAKAYRPVELESVLNTAVANLQVAIAETSATITHSELPTVQGDSTQLVQLLQNIISNAIKYRSLEPPIIHISAERQDEQWQLSICDNGIGIDLKYAERIFLVFQRLHTREEYPGTGIGLAICQKIVERHGGRIWVDSRLAEGSTFYFTIPDGKELHEEHDSHQ, encoded by the coding sequence ATGAACCCCCACACCGGCTCTCTAGATCCTAACCCTTCTGAGGATTCAGACACTTCTCTGCGGCAGCAGTTGGCACAGTGGCAAGCGAGATGCCAGCAAATGGAAACCGCCCTCGCGCAAACCGAAGCCGAACTCAAACAATACCGGCAGCAGGTAGAGCATCTGGCGCAAAACAGTGCCGGTGAAACAGCAACCTTGATTGCTTCCTTACAAAGCGCTCTCAACCCGATTGTCACCGCAGCCGGCACATGGCGGGATGACAACCCCATCTTTGAAGAGGCGCAGATGGCAGACAGCGTTTGCATTCCTGTAGCGTGCTTAAATACAACCAGCGTTAGGCAAGATATTCTCGACTGTCAAAGCACCGAAGCAGCACTGCGCGAGAGCCAGCAACGGTTGTACACCATCATCGGCAATTTGCCTGGAGTCGTCTATCGCTGGGTGTTTGATGCCGCCGGCAAAATTTCTATCCCCTATGTCAGCACCGGCTTGTTAGAACTACTCGGCATTTCGGCAGAGGAAAGGATGGCACATCCTGAAAGCTTGTTCGATGCAGTTCATCCTGAGGATCTCGCGCCTTTGCAAAAGGCACTGGCAACCTCAAGGAAAACGCTGGCACCCCTCAATCATCAATACCGTCTCCGTACCCCTTCAGGACAGTGGAAATGGCTGCGGGCGATTGCACGGGTACACGCCACAGACACCGGCGAGATCGTCTTTGACGGATTGAACCTGGATATCACTGCCCACAAGTTTGCTGAAGAGGCGCTGCGCGAGAGTGAAGCCATGAATCGCGCTTTAATCTCGGCGCTTCCTGATCTCCTGTTCCGCATCGCCAGAGATGGCACCTTTTTGGACTGCATCCCTGCCGCAGATATCGCGATGGATGTACCCCTTTATGAGTTTTTAGACAAAAAAGTAACAGACCTACTGCCGGCTGCGGTAGCGGTAGAATTCATCAACGCCATCGAGCTAGCTCTGCAAACCGGCAACACCCAACTCCTTGAATTTCAGATGCCGGTGCAAGGCAATTCCTTCGATTACGAAGCCCGGATCGCCGCTAGTGGCAAAGCTCGAAATGAAGTTTTAGCGATTGTGCGCGACATTACAGATCGTAAGCAAGCTGAGCGCTTGTTGCAAGTGCAAATACAGCGCACGGATGTGATTCTGCAAACTGCTCTCGATGGCTTCTGCATTCTCAATCTAAGCCGGCACTTTCTGGAAGTTAACCCGGCATTTTGCGTCCTTGTGGGCTACTCGCGGCAAGAACTCCTTGGAATACACGTCAGTGTTTTAGAAGCCGTTGAAAGCCCCCTAGCCTGCCCCAAATACATCAAAACCCTGATTCAAACCGGCTCGGCTCGATTTGAACTGGTGCTGCGTCATAAAAACGGGAAAACGGTGAGTGCAGAAGTCAGCATTACCTTTGCCGAAATTAATCAAGAGAGATTTTTCTTTGCCTTTGTTCGCGATATCAGCGAACGTAAACAAGCGGAAGAGGAACTGCAACGGCAAGCGCAAATTATTAGCCAGATCCATGACTCAGTAATTTCTACCGATTTAGAGGGTTATATCACCAGTTGGAATTCAGGTGCAGAAAGATTATTTGAATATTCAAAAGCAGAAGCAATCGGGCAGAATATCTCTTGCCTCTACCCCTTAGAACACCGAGAAGCTGTGCGAGAGCGAGTGTTTTATCCTGCTCTAGAAAAAGGCAGTCATGAAATAGAATTGCTGAAGCTTAACAAGAGCGGAGAAACTCTCTGGGTTCATTTGTCGCTGTCGCTGCAAAAAAATTTGGCCGGTGAGAACATCGGAATGATCGGTTACTCGATTAACATTAGCGAACGTAAACGAGCAGAAGAAGCACTCAGGGAAAGTCAAGAACGCTTCCGCCAGCTTGCAGAAAACCTCAGCGATGTATTTTGGATGATGAATGCCGACAAAACGCAGTTCCTCTATGTCAGTCCTGCCTACGAGCAAATTTGGGGCCGAACTTGCGAGAGTTTATACGAGCAACCTTCCTCTTTTGTAGACGCCATCCATCCAGATGATCGCCAGAGCATCATTACCCTCTGTAAAAACCAAAACCAAGACAATTTTGATCAAGAATATCGAGTCATTCAGCCCGACGGCTCAGTTCGTTGGATCAGAACCCGCGCCTTTCCAGTTTGTAACGAACAGGGAGAAGTTTACCGCATCGTCGGCATCTCCCAAGACATCACCCTCGCCAAGCAAGCAACAGAAGAACGGGATCGCTTTTTTAGTCTTTCTCTCGATATTTTAGGAGTTGCCGGTTTTGACGGCTATTTCAAGCGTGTAAATCCCGCTATCTCTACCATTCTTGGCTATACCCCCGAAGAATTTCTCGCAATCCGGTTTCTAGAGATTATTCATCCCGACGAGTACGACGTTACCGTAGCAGAGCTAAAAAAATTAAGAAACGGAAATCCAACATTTTATTTTGAAAACCGCTACCGCTGTAAAGATGGCGCTTACAAGTGGATATCTTGGACAGCATTTCCGGTTCTAGAAGAACAGTTGATTTATATAGTTGCTCGCGATATGACAGAGCAGAAACTAACCGAAGCAGCACTTACAGAAAACCATGAAAAATACAAGCTATTATTTGAAAGTTTCCCCATTGGTATTTCAATAACAGATGAAGTTGGCAATATTATTGATACGAATGCTGCTTCAGAAAAAATGTTGGGAATGCCCCGAAAAGAACAGATCGAAAGAAATTGTGAAAGCCCAGAATGGTATAGAATACACGCTGATGGAACACCGATGCCATTGCATGAGTTTCCCTGTGTGAAAGCTTTGCGAGAAAACAAAGTTTTTGAAAATGTAGAATTTGGACTTGTTAAAGACAATCAGAAAATTACCTGGCTCAGTGTTACCACCGCTCCCATTCCCCTTGAAGGTTATGGGGTGGCAATTGCTTATACTGACATTACTGAACGCAAACTGGCAACAGAAGCATTACGCCGCAGCGAACAAAAATTTAGAACCCTAGCCGAACATATTCCTGATATTATTGCTCGCTTTGATCGACAATTACGCCATCTCTATGCGAATCCCGCTGCTGAAAGAGCAAGTGGATTGTCGCCTCAAGGATTAATCGGCAAAACCAACCGCGAGCTAGGCTTTCCAGAAACCATTGTATCTGCTTGGGAAAAAGCAATGAAGCAGGTATTTGAAACCGGCTCTGAAGCGGTTATCGAATTTGAGTTTGCCACCGCTCATACAATTAAATATTATGAAGCTCGAATCGTACCAGAATTTTCCATAGATGGGGAACGGCATCCAGACGGGGAGGTGCAATCAACTTTGTGCATCACTCGCGATATGACTGAGCGCAAACAGATGGAAAATTCGCTAAAAATTGCTCAGGCTCGTCTGGAACATTTGCTCACTGCTAGCCCAGCCGTCATCTACAGCTGCACATTATCAGAGGATTACGGTGCCACCTTTATCAGCAAAAACATCAAGACTCAACTAGGCTACGAAGCGCGAGATTTTATAGAAAACTCAAGTTTCTGGATTGAGCGTATTCATCCAGAAGATGCCACTAGGGTTCTTGCCCAGATGCAAAGGGTATCTGAAAGGGGGCAGGGCACCTTTGAATATCGCTTTCAACATCAGGACGGAACTTATCGGTGGATGTATGAGCAGACGCAGGTTGTGCGCGACGAGTCCGGCAACCCTTTGGAAGTCGTTGGTTTTTGGATAGATATTACCGAACGCAAGCAGGCAGAGGCTCAGCTAATTCGCATCAGCCAAGCGGTGGAAAGTGCTAGCGATGCAGTGAATATTGTGGATATAACGACGCAACATATCTACCAAAACCCAGCGTTTCAAGAATTGTTTGGTTACACGATTAAGGAACTTGTCGCCTTTGGCGGTGCATCGATTCTCTTCTGCGACAAGGCGGTTGCAAAACAAGTGTTTGAGACAATTAGCCAGGGGGGCTTTTGGAGTGGAGAAGTCAAGATGCAAAGCCGGCAGGGAAAAATCTTAGACATCTTGCTGCGGGCGTATGCTATTAAAGATAATTCCGGTCAGATGATCGGGCTAGTTGGTATTCATACAGATATTAGCGAACGCAAGCGAACTTTGGAAGCGCTGCAAGAACGAGAAATGAGATTTCGCACATTAACGGAAACCGTTACAGCCGCGATCTTCATTTCTCAAGGCACCCAGTTGCGCTATGTCAACTCGGCAGCCGAAGAACTCACCGGCTACACGCGAGAAGAGTTGCTTGCCGGCGGCACAGAACTGATCCACCCCAAGTTTCGAGAATTCTTTATCAATCGAATAGGAGAGGGATTTTCTCTGCCCTACCTGCGCCAGCAAGGTCAGCAACTCGCTTCGCGCTATGAATTGCAACTGCTGACCAAAACCGGCCAAGAACGTTGGGTAAACTTGTCAGTTGCCCTCATGGAGTTTGATGGGCAAATTGCTGCCCTTTCTGCTGCTTTTGATATTACCGAGCGCAAGCAGGCAGAGCAATCTCTTAAATATCGCCTTGTCTTGGAACAACTGATCAGCGATATCTCAACTCACTTTCTCAACCTGCCGCCGGCTGAGATTGATAAAGGCATTAATGAGGCGCTGTATGCCCTTGGAGAATTTATCAATGTTGAGCGCACTTATGTGTTTTTGTTCAACGAATCCGGCACCGAGATGAGCAACACCCATGAATGGTGTGCCCCCGGCATTGAACCTTACATCCACAAATTGCAAAATGTGCCGGTGAGTACCTTTCCTTGGCTAGTGGAAATCCTTCGCCGGGGCGAAGTGATTCAAATCTCTGATCTGGCTGAACTGCCACCGGAAGCTAGGGCGGAAAAAGCTGAGTGTGAGTTGGCAGGCATTCAATCAATGGTGAATGTCTCCCTCGTGGCCGGTGGAGAAGTTGTGGGATTTATTGGCGGTGATAGCGTACCCGCCGGCAAAGCCTGGACAGAAGACCATATCACCCTGCTAAGAATTGTTGGAGAAATTATTGTGACGGCAATGGAACGCCGGCGCGCCCAAGAGGAAAAAACGCAACTGATCGCCTCTCTCGAAGAACGGGCGGCAGATTTGGCGCGTTCCAATGCCGAGTTAGAACAATTTGCTTATGTTGCCTCCCACGACTTGCAAGAGCCATTGCGTGCCGTCACCGGCTACACTCAGCTCTTAGCCAGACGCTATAGCGGCCAACTGGATACCAAAGCTGACGAATATATTGCCTTTGCCGTTGATGGCGCAACTCGGATGCAGAAACTTATTCAAGACTTGCTGCTGTTTTCTCGCGTCGGGAGGCGGGCTAAAGCCTATAGGCCGGTAGAATTGGAAAGTGTCTTGAACACGGCTGTGGCGAATCTCCAGGTTGCGATTGCAGAAACTAGCGCCACCATTACCCACAGCGAGTTGCCAACTGTCCAAGGTGATTCCACACAATTGGTGCAATTGTTACAAAACATTATTAGTAATGCAATCAAGTACCGCAGCCTAGAGCCACCAATTATTCATATCAGCGCTGAGCGACAAGACGAGCAATGGCAGTTGTCTATTTGTGATAATGGGATCGGGATTGATCTCAAATACGCCGAGCGGATTTTTCTCGTATTTCAGCGCTTGCACACGCGGGAAGAGTATCCTGGCACCGGCATCGGTTTGGCTATTTGCCAAAAGATTGTTGAGCGGCACGGAGGTAGAATTTGGGTTGATTCGCGTCTAGCTGAAGGCTCAACCTTTTATTTCACGATTCCTGATGGGAAAGAGCTTCATGAGGAACACGACAGCCATCAATAA
- a CDS encoding response regulator, whose protein sequence is MRNTTAINKPIEILLVEDSPSDAYLMNEIFRETSSVEHLHIVRDGVEALQFLRRQGHYQSAPAVGLILLDLNLPKLDGKELLCEIKSDPLLQTIPVVVLTTSPAAADILSSYKHHANCYIIKPLDLDEFIKIVQAITYFWLSVVTLPSDAGMD, encoded by the coding sequence ATGAGGAACACGACAGCCATCAATAAACCCATTGAAATTCTATTAGTGGAAGATTCCCCCAGCGATGCTTACCTGATGAACGAAATTTTCAGGGAAACTAGCTCGGTTGAACACTTGCACATTGTCCGTGATGGTGTTGAGGCGCTGCAATTTTTGCGCCGGCAGGGTCACTATCAATCCGCGCCGGCTGTCGGTTTGATCCTGCTCGATTTGAACTTGCCTAAGCTGGACGGTAAGGAATTGCTCTGCGAAATAAAATCTGATCCCCTTCTGCAAACAATCCCTGTGGTGGTTCTCACCACCTCTCCTGCCGCTGCTGACATCCTTAGCAGCTATAAACACCATGCAAACTGTTATATTATCAAACCTTTAGATTTAGATGAGTTTATCAAGATCGTCCAAGCAATTACCTATTTTTGGCTCAGCGTTGTTACCTTGCCCTCAGATGCAGGAATGGACTGA